In the Anoplopoma fimbria isolate UVic2021 breed Golden Eagle Sablefish chromosome 7, Afim_UVic_2022, whole genome shotgun sequence genome, one interval contains:
- the si:dkey-171c9.3 gene encoding uncharacterized protein si:dkey-171c9.3, whose amino-acid sequence MQTVSADQKVEEPTPEGLKRSHLNIGVLEEFAKNMSENIIQSFKSQMETMEPGVDCRASRFNQNQEMLAEELASIVVEVALREVCGGHNIGDHLEGSQRSAGVKMDGGAAKNWQFMDESDSERSTEMNPRKEIQTSKDHHHCHQSFSQPGLPVAGSLDYPDAPPTTPLLPELERSRHSFARKLKGGLAKVYPPSTPPPTPKDDSDGSAGDPQVELMEHLMHSLSTGDLERDYFGVGSRCGAKMEVFAEALSCDIIDWVLRDKNRDEDGDLHLLAHQLAETILTSSIDEAKMLV is encoded by the coding sequence ATGCAGACGGTGAGTGCTGATCAAAAGGTGGAAGAGCCGACTCCAGAAGGCCTCAAGAGAAGCCACCTAAACATTGGTGTTCTTGAGGAGTTTGCCAAAAATATGTCCGAGAACATAATCCAGTCGTTTAAAAGCCAAATGGAGACGATGGAACCTGGGGTGGACTGCCGGGCGTCTAGATTTAATCAGAACCAGGAGATGTTAGCCGAAGAGTTAGCTTCAATAGTCGTTGAGGTCGCTTTGAGGGAAGTGTGTGGAGGTCATAACATAGGGGATCATCTGGAGGGTTCTCAGAGGTCAGCTGGGGTTAAGATGGATGGCGGAGCGGCTAAAAATTGGCAATTTATGGACGAATCGGACAGCGAAAGATCCACAGAGATGAATCCTCGCAAAGAAATCCAGACCTCCAAAGACCACCATCACTGTCACCAATCTTTCTCCCAGCCAGGGCTCCCCGTCGCCGGATCCCTCGACTACCCCGACGCCCCTCCGACCACGCCGCTCCTACCTGAGCTCGAGAGGAGCCGACACAGTTTTGCCAGGAAGCTGAAAGGAGGCCTGGCGAAGGTTTACCCGCCTTCGACCCCTCCGCCGACCCCGAAGGACGACTCGGACGGGTCCGCCGGCGACCCCCAGGTGGAGTTGATGGAGCATCTGATGCACTCGCTCTCCACGGGTGATTTGGAAAGGGACTATTTTGGGGTAGGATCTCGCTGTGGAGCCAAGATGGAGGTCTTTGCGGAGGCTCTTTCATGCGATATCATTGACTGGGTCTTGAGGGATAAAAACAGAGATGAAGATGGCGATCTTCATCTACTGGCCCACCAACTGGCTGAAaccatcctcacctcctctatTGACGAAGCTAAAATGCTCGTCTAG
- the ccnb3 gene encoding G2/mitotic-specific cyclin-B3, whose translation MPLTRGKKPAATAGSKVPKPNATTSENQEEGPQVKRSSSPPHGAPKKRTAFIDITNAHKVTISLPGRKKKEAAKKQVKKTSAATVSAKNNANLKKPSSESSEGTPVEKTDAEEEEEEVQTDVAAPVEELVAAAPPAACEVPLHHQKQQIPEEFDIDSENSEDCYMCPEYAKDIFDYLQQREEKFVLCNYMPKQPSLNTEMRAILIDWLVEVQENFELYHETLYLAVKMTDHYLAKTPVHRELLQLVGSTTMLIASKFEERSPPCVDDFLYICDDAYKREEIISMEANILQTLGFDINIPIPYRFLRRFAKCVSAGMDTLTLARFFCEMSLMEMELVSERGSLLASACLLLALVTRDLGGWSPILQFHSGYQTSDVAPVVRKLHEMLSAPPDDKLKAIRNKYSHKVFFEVASLPLVNGDILEEALSQ comes from the exons ATGCCTCTAACCAGGGGGAAGAAACCTGCAGCCACTGCCGGGAGCAAGGTCCCAAAACCGAATGCAACAACCAGTGAGAACCAG GAGGAAGGCCCACAGGTGAAGaggtcctcctctcctccccacgGAGCCCCGAAGAAGAGGACCGCTTTCATCGACATCACCAAT GCTCATAAGGTTACGATCAGCCTTccggggaggaagaagaaggaggcgGCGAAGAAGCAGGTGAAGAAAACGAGCGCCGCCACGGTGTCAGCGAAGAACAACGCCAACCTGAAAAA GCCTTCGTCGGAGAGCTCAGAGGGGACGCCTGTTGAGAAGACtgatgcagaggaggaggaagaggaggtgcaGACGGACGTAGCAGCCCCAGTAGAAGAGCTGGTGGCTGCTGCGCCCCCTGCTGCCTGTGAGGTGCCGTTACACCATCAGAAACAACAG ATCCCAGAGGAGTTTGACATCGACTCTGAGAACTCAGAGGATTGTTATATGTGTCCAGAGTACGCAAAGGACATATTTGACTACCTCCAACAGAGAGAG GAGAAGTTTGTCCTCTGTAACTACATGCCCAAGCAGCCCAGCCTCAACACGGAGATGAGGGCCATCCTCATCGACTGGCTGGTGGAAGTACAG gAGAACTTTGAGCTGTACCACGAGACCCTCTACCTGGCCGTGAAGATGACCGACCACTACCTCGCCAAGACGCCCGTCCAcagggagctgctgcagctcgtGGGCTCCACCACCATGCTCATAGCCTCCAAGTTTGAG GAGCGCAGTCCGCCGTGCGTCGACGACTTCCTGTACATCTGTGATGATGCGTACAAGAGGGAGGAGATCATCTCCATGGAGGCCAACATCCTGCAGACGCTGGGCTTCGACATCAACATCCCCATCCCGTACCGCTTCCTCAGACGCTTTGCCAAG TGTGTGAGTGCGGGGATGGACACGCTGACTCTGGCCCGGTTCTTCTGCGAGATGAGTCTCATGGAGATGGAGCTGGTGTCGGAGAGAGGCTCGCTGCTGGCGTCCGCCTGCCTGCTGTTGGCGCTGGTCACCAGAGACCTGGGAGGATGG agtCCCATCCTGCAGTTCCACTCCGGGTATCAGACGTCAGATGTGGCGCCCGTCGTCAGAAAACTCCACGAGATGCTTTCAGCTCCTCCGGACGACAAACTGAAAGCCATCAGGAACAAATACTCTCACAA GGTGTTTTTCGAGGTCGCGTCCCTGCCGTTGGTCAACGGGGACATTTTGGAAGAAGCTTTATCTCAGTGA